One window of Candidatus Eisenbacteria bacterium genomic DNA carries:
- a CDS encoding DUF664 domain-containing protein, with protein MSSTRAATIREAARPLSAADFPGTIRSHFPYWDVQFRPFLLDVVTALPVGQFDFKPLPVMMTARQLVLHLAETERWWVSHIVDGESYEDFVVPAPQASEGGVATIEAPDTAALLAILARWHVPTQRWLEQPVGELARTITHRPAGEAERRYSLHYILQRVQEHEIHHRAQLVSYLRLMGVEPPPVF; from the coding sequence ATGTCCAGCACCCGTGCCGCGACGATTCGAGAAGCCGCGCGACCACTCTCGGCCGCGGACTTTCCGGGCACGATCCGCTCGCACTTCCCCTACTGGGACGTGCAGTTCAGGCCCTTCCTGCTCGACGTGGTCACGGCGCTCCCCGTCGGGCAATTCGACTTCAAGCCGCTCCCCGTGATGATGACGGCGCGCCAGCTGGTGCTGCACCTCGCCGAAACCGAACGCTGGTGGGTCTCGCATATCGTGGACGGCGAGAGCTATGAGGACTTCGTCGTCCCGGCGCCGCAAGCCTCCGAGGGAGGCGTGGCCACGATCGAAGCACCGGACACTGCGGCGCTCCTCGCGATTCTCGCGCGCTGGCACGTCCCGACACAGCGCTGGCTCGAGCAGCCGGTTGGCGAGCTTGCCCGCACCATCACCCATCGCCCGGCAGGCGAGGCGGAGCGACGCTACTCGCTTCACTACATTCTTCAGCGCGTGCAGGAGCACGAGATCCATCACCGTGCTCAGCTCGTATCCTACCTGCGACTCATGGGCGTCGAGCCTCCGCCCGTGTTCTGA
- a CDS encoding LysM peptidoglycan-binding domain-containing protein, which produces MTQSNEKKPDFSGVVSGVESTARMIPNPEQVHVVEAGESLSKIAKHYYQDANQWKKIYEANRDVIKNPDLIHPGQKLKIPAA; this is translated from the coding sequence ATGACTCAGTCGAATGAGAAGAAGCCGGATTTTTCCGGTGTCGTCAGCGGCGTCGAATCCACCGCCCGCATGATTCCGAATCCGGAACAGGTCCATGTGGTGGAGGCCGGCGAGAGCCTGTCGAAGATTGCGAAGCACTACTACCAGGACGCCAATCAGTGGAAGAAGATTTACGAGGCGAACCGCGACGTGATCAAGAATCCCGACCTGATTCATCCGGGGCAGAAGCTCAAGATCCCCGCGGCCTGA